The following are from one region of the Capsicum annuum cultivar UCD-10X-F1 chromosome 1, UCD10Xv1.1, whole genome shotgun sequence genome:
- the LOC107857384 gene encoding probable methyltransferase PMT20: MLCLLFYRCEAFSTYPRTYDLLHVDGLFSAESHRCEMKYVLLEMDRILRPLGYAIIRESSYFVDAIATMAKGTRWSCRKEETEYGVDKEKLLICQKKLWYSKQSS, from the exons ATGTTATGTTTGTTGTTCTATAGGTGTGAGGCTTTCTCTACATATCCGCGGACATACGATCTCCTGCATGTCGATGGCCTCTTCTCTGCGGAAAGTCATAG ATGTGAAATGAAGTATGTTTTGCTAGAAATGGATCGTATTTTACGACCCCTCGGGTACGCTATAATCCGAGAATCCAGCTATTTCGTTGACGCTATTGCTACGATGGCTAAGGGAACGAGATGGAGCTGTCGTAAGGAAGAAACGGAATACGGCGTAGACAAGGAGAAGCTATTGATTTGCCAGAAGAAGCTATGGTATTCAAAGCAAAGTTCATGA